The following proteins come from a genomic window of Corallococcus sp. NCRR:
- a CDS encoding caspase family protein, with amino-acid sequence MRRLLPLLLVLLCACAGPSATAGDKGGLVPLRLDAADLSRAYTPRRLALLVGVSSFDDPQWRSLRFSSKDATDLAAALKDPARGHFDQVRVLTRPEETTRDAILAALRQLRREATRPDDVVMVYLSAHGTLARDGRGELTRYLVTRDASYRAIPQTALSMDALKAEFEQLPSRRRLLVLATCHSGSGKSLLPRELEVELAGIKSGFYARPLEESSRASMVFAASDWGETAREDEGLRNDIYTYFLIEGLGGAADRNADGAVTATEAHDYSRRRTFTFTEGRQRPSAEIMEVGADPVILAGRIDRTGQPELFSYNPRLDGFLLKVDGEPRLELPGGAAVGPGRRTVELTKGDAVLVRREVDVARGERLPLERLLSDAIPRRALSLVGGMMSFADGRSRRELLPASPQVGVVLRLEDLPLQDLGLMLDLGLGRGRQKLQVAPGSEVPFGYTTFTLGAAVPYLWRWERLTLFAGPRVAALYLGRSFDVEAYSGGQRYFTVSPGVVGGLAWRLGERLELTAQGHGMLTYVVVDGRGQAVGFIGGNAGVGYRF; translated from the coding sequence CGCGCGTACACTCCCCGGCGGCTCGCGCTGCTCGTGGGCGTGTCGTCGTTCGATGATCCGCAGTGGCGCTCCCTGCGCTTCTCCTCCAAGGACGCCACGGACCTGGCGGCGGCGCTGAAGGACCCCGCGCGGGGCCACTTCGACCAGGTGCGCGTCCTCACGCGCCCGGAGGAGACCACTCGCGACGCCATCCTCGCGGCGCTGCGCCAGCTGCGGCGTGAAGCCACCCGGCCCGACGACGTGGTGATGGTGTACCTGTCCGCGCACGGCACGCTCGCGCGCGACGGCCGCGGGGAACTCACGCGCTACCTCGTCACGCGCGACGCGTCCTACCGCGCCATCCCGCAGACGGCGCTCTCCATGGACGCGCTGAAGGCGGAGTTCGAACAGTTGCCCAGCCGCAGGCGGCTCCTGGTGCTCGCCACCTGCCACAGCGGCAGCGGCAAGTCGCTCTTGCCCCGCGAGTTGGAGGTGGAGCTCGCGGGCATCAAGTCCGGCTTCTACGCGCGCCCTCTGGAGGAGTCCTCCCGGGCCTCCATGGTGTTCGCCGCCAGCGACTGGGGCGAGACGGCGCGCGAGGACGAGGGCCTGCGCAACGACATCTACACGTACTTCCTCATCGAGGGCCTGGGCGGCGCGGCGGACCGCAACGCGGACGGCGCCGTCACCGCCACGGAGGCGCACGACTATTCGCGCCGCCGCACCTTCACCTTCACCGAAGGCCGCCAGCGCCCGTCCGCCGAAATCATGGAGGTGGGCGCGGATCCGGTCATCCTCGCCGGCCGCATCGACCGCACGGGCCAGCCGGAGCTCTTTTCCTACAACCCGCGCCTGGACGGCTTCCTGCTCAAGGTGGACGGCGAGCCGCGCCTGGAGCTGCCGGGAGGCGCCGCGGTGGGCCCGGGCCGGCGCACGGTGGAGCTCACCAAGGGCGACGCCGTCCTCGTGCGGCGCGAAGTGGACGTGGCCCGGGGCGAGCGCCTGCCGCTGGAGCGCCTGCTGTCGGACGCCATCCCACGCCGCGCGCTGTCGCTCGTGGGCGGGATGATGTCCTTCGCGGACGGCCGGAGCCGGCGCGAGCTGCTGCCCGCGTCTCCCCAGGTGGGCGTGGTGCTGCGGCTGGAGGACCTGCCCCTCCAGGACCTGGGCCTGATGCTGGACCTGGGGCTGGGACGCGGGCGCCAGAAGCTCCAGGTGGCCCCCGGGAGCGAGGTGCCCTTTGGCTACACCACATTCACGCTGGGCGCGGCGGTGCCGTACCTGTGGCGCTGGGAGCGGCTGACGCTGTTCGCGGGTCCGCGTGTGGCCGCGCTGTACCTGGGCAGGTCTTTCGACGTGGAAGCCTATTCGGGAGGCCAGCGCTACTTCACCGTCAGCCCCGGTGTGGTGGGCGGACTGGCGTGGCGCCTGGGAGAGCGGTTGGAGCTCACCGCCCAGGGCCACGGGATGCTGACGTACGTGGTGGTGGACGGGCGGGGACAGGCCGTGGGCTTCATCGGCGGAAACGCCGGCGTGGGGTACCGCTTCTGA